In Sparus aurata chromosome 24, fSpaAur1.1, whole genome shotgun sequence, the genomic stretch AGTAGCTAGCTAACTTGGCTAACTTCAAACTTGCAGGGACTTACCGGATACAAATAGAGAACAGCGCCAACCAAAATGATGACAAACGTGACGGCAAAGATGGCAAAGTCCAGCATGACTTCTCGCTTTTAGTAGCACTCTTGGTGCTAACTTTTACTCATGAATATCTGGAGATTTCCACCCAAACTGATAACACTGTCCGTTACCACGTCAACAGAAACTGCACGGACAAGATCGCCGCTCCGTGTTCGACTACACAGTCTGGTTGGCTGGCAGAACAGAACAAACGAATCTATCTCAGAATGCATCGATGGATACTACAGAGataatgaacatgttttatcatttgGAGTTCCATTACTTTCAGATATAAGAATTGGACACCTTAAATTAATCATCAAAACAAATATGGTCTCACtggagtaaccgctaactgctacTTAGCTGCAGCTGAtgtaagctagttagctcagttagccgtgcagttagcTGTTCGGACTGCGCAATGGAACCAggagtgtgtatatgtgttgaCAATGCTGACATTCATTCAGTTTACATTGAAATGTCATCTTTATTTCATGACAGCGAAAATTTTCACTGCAAATTCGACCTTGTCAGCATCCGTTTTAATCCAACTGTTCCTTGAGATTGTAATAATGAGGCATTTCTTGGATTAGTTGAATAAAACTCTGTATTTAAAAAGAGAACAGCAcgtttacatttaaaaaatacaaaaataaacacaacacatgcagAGTTCACTgctaaaatacaaaacatgtgcaaaataacaacaaagctGCACGGCGTGCGTCTTCTCAGGCCGTCATTTCTGATTTGTCCTCTGGTTTGGGAGGCTCAATCTCCATGGCCAGTAGGTaacctgaggaagaggaacaagATAATACATGTTTAAAGGTAGATCTTccttttaaaattaaaatgttaaagctgttctctcactctctctcacattCAGTGTAGTCTGTCTCCGGTCGGGTTGCGATGCAGATCCAGGCCAGCCCCACCAGCAGAGCCACCACCAGGTTGACCGTCACCCAAGGGTGGAGAATCTGGTGCTCCAACCCTTGTGGCCTAGAGAATTGAAAGGTATCAGAACCAAGCTTCACAGAAACATAGAAACATAAATGAGTGCAGCGAGCTCACCATAACGTCCCGTTGACAGCCGGGTACAGGTTGATTCGATCGCTGGTCATCTGCTGGCTCAGAGAGAGGACCAACGCTGAGAAATACACTGGATGAGACAAAAATAAACGAAGAGTGTTAACtgagactgaacacacacaatctgttaaagaggaaaaaaactgttaaCTGACTGTGTTGACTCACAGAAAGAGGCGAGAGCGACCGGGTCCAGTGTGAGGAACTCCCGCAGAGCCACGGAGCCTTTAGCTAGGTTCACTCTGAGAACACAAGagttaactttttaaaaaacatgcagCATTTCTGTTCACATCAATCTACTTTACGGCACTTTCCATTAGTAAGATGAACTAAAACTTAAAATCTGAGGCTTGAATACTGGAAAACTCAATATATGCAACATAAAACATTGTTTAGCTTATATAAGTTCTGTTAGTTACCTAAAACCACAGAACCTACGTCTGTCTGATCGGCTTTTATTGGGTGGATATTGTGTAGTCTGAACCTTGCAAAGGATTATTTCCTGGAGGGTGTTTTCCATTTTCAAGAGGTTTCTGAAAAAGTTTCACCTGTCGAACGCAGCCACGGTGCTGATGGCCAGCAGCATGTAGAGAAGCGACTGTGAGGGGTAAGCCAGGCAGTGGTACTGCTCCAGCAGGTTGGACAGAGCGGTGAGGTGCTGCCCCGCTAACATGTACACCACCACCACGTTCCACACGGCGTAGCCTGCCAGGAAGCCGTGACAGTACAGGCCAAACGACCTGCAACAAATCACAAAGGAGAACAGAGAGATATAGAGAGGGAGGAACACACACTCGTGGATGTTTTACTTTGCAGgagattgtttttctttaccgAAAACCTTCGTGCACTTTGAGAGAAACGTCCCTGGTGGTCCAGAGCGGCTGGATGTGCTGGAAGTCGGTCATGTTGTCCGTCTGGTCGCTGGTCTTCCTCCAGTCGGAGCGCTCGGCGGCCTGGAAACGCTCTGCACAACAACACACGCATTTAGAGAAGTTCCCGTCGCCACTTAAACGGACACAACTTCTTCTGTTGTTACTCACTGTTCCTCTCTACGAACACTTTCCCCACCGGCTGACTCTGACCCTGAGGGGCCGAGAACAGGGAATGCTGGGGGATCGAAGGAGGGGAGTcggtgatgatgtcatcctcTTCTATGTCCAACTCATCGGGAAGATGTGATTCCACGGCTTTCAACTTCCTGGAATGACAAGAGTAAATAATAAAGGTTAAAATTATATATTAAAAGTTAATATAACAACATACTGAGTGACAACCCCAATAATTACAttcttactttttctttttaggtTTTTTCACCACTTCCTCTCCATCGGTGGTCTGATCAGCTGTGTCTCCGTTCACCAGGTCGGCTTGGTCATCTTCAAGATCTGAAACCATGAATTCACAGATCTTTAGACCGAGAAATGATCTACTCTTATTATCGCCTACGACATTTGCAGGCTAGCAGAACTTAAATGCAGAAAAGCAGTATTCATAGGGGAGCTTATGTCTCCCGTGTTTACCTATCGtggcagttttctttttcttcttcctcctctgcggCGGTGCATCCGATGTGGCTTCAAAGGAAAGATGCTCTCCGACCTCAGACTCCCTCCGGCTGCCGAAACCGCCCATCTCCATCCCCTGATCTGAACAGGAGACAGCAGACACTTAATAcattacaaattaaaatgtcattcttctttttttttttaaatgtattatggAAACCCCACAAATGTAGTAACCTCTTCTCACAGTCAGCTTTTAACTGAGAAGTGATTCACACCATCACTGTGGAGTCATAAGAGTGCCGagaaacagaataaataaatttgtgtgaaataaatacTGTGGGAACATAAAGCCAAAATGGACGAACTGTCACTTAGAATCCAGGTAAATAAAAGGTTTAAAGTTTTACATACCGTCCATATCATCGACTCCATTCGTCTCATTTTtcaccctcctcttcttcttgtgtttggCTGCCGGTGCCTCTCCTTTACGAGACGATAAATAAAGGAAAGCTGAGTCAAATCGAGAACTTTGATGCAAATCAAATGTACaaaatttcaatattttaaatCGTGACTGACCAGTTGTCTCTTGACTTCATGCGTCAATGCgtccaacaaaagaaaaagaagaaagtttGTTTAGACACTTCAGCATTTATACTGCAGATAAAGACACATATGTAAAGTGACACATTTTCCTACCTCGGCATTGTCGGAAGAGATCGCTGCCCTCGCTTTAGAGACAAAAAAGAGAAGTCAGTTTTCTACAAAAattcatcttattttttttattaattttattccAACTTTTTGAATGATTTAAAGGTTTACCAGGTTTAAATTGTTTACCAAGTTAAATTTAAGACTTtcttaaacatgtttaaagccTCACAAATCagtttaatatttgttttatggCACGAAAAATCTTCATGAGTTAATTAGTTATCAAAAGCATTTGAATCACATTTTCGTGTGCACATCCCAGCATTATCATTAACTATGACCTTGACTTTGAAAAGCAACAGATAAATGATTACATGGAGGGATTAGATTATTTAAAATCAACTAATTAAGGTCCACGTATGGAAGGATTTTTAAGCCATTATTTTGctcaaacatgcacatacaacattttattaaagCTAACTTATACAATATcaagacaaaatgtcaaaaagactTTCATTTATAACTAATAATACCTTACTTGACCTGTAGATATCCAAATTAATGACAATCTTTCATTCTTCTACGTGCATAGATGTCACAGAAGTTAATTTCAGCTACTGTTTTCTAAAACGTAAACCCATCCCACCTCTACAGCCACAACAACGGTAACAAATCTGACACTTATCAGGCAGTAAAAGGTATTTGGTTCCATCAAACATTGTGTAAACACATTATTAGATTCCCCTTATAAattgctttctttcaaaatttTTGTCAAACAGTAACTACAGCCTGATTAAAATAACCTTACCACGGCCTTTCTGGTCATTCCCCTCAAGAATCAGAGAAGAGTGGAGTGAAGCTGCACGTAACATCTTGGCTGACTCAGTTAAATCCTCGGCTAAATCTGTGTTCCTACATACGCCACAACGGGGATTATTCAGGGCAGAGGTCAGACGACTCTAACCATTACAGACTCTTGTGTGTAGGAGAGCAAAACGTCCAGGAAGAGAGGGGCGTCTCTGAGAGCTGTTTTAATCTTTCAGATGCTGGATAAACACTGAACGCTGGGTTTATTGTCCCTGAACACACTCAGACAACTTCTGAGGAATCTTTTTTACTACTTTAAAAGGCCTTGTTAGGtgacaaacaacataaataaaagttatttttacTACGTGAGACATGAGTTTAGTGGATTTTCTATATATGTCTTGTATGTTAgttatatgtgtgtttttattgttgttttaaaggtgcaactaACATTGTTTCCTCATCATAATCGTCCAGTTCCTTTTCAATCATCCAATTAGTTGCTACACTTTCAGCTACGACAGTGAAATCCTGCTCTGACAATAATGACTGAGAACTAATCAATCACAGGGATATTTTCCTATTTTGAATTCTTAAGTCCATGTCTCTGATTATAGTtattttcatacttttacttaaataacAATTTAAGCTGTGTTTCCACATGCAACGtcagtacttttattttgaatgggTCCGAATACTTCCTCCAAATCTGACCAAATAGCTGAGCcttctgcttttctgttttttatcgCCATGAATCAAATTACCTTAAACAAGACTACGGCAACTTGCAGGACAATGCAGTgttgaaaataacaataataaacaacGCGTATGACATAACATAGTGCTCTCACAAATGCAAAGTAATTAGGTTGaactaataataacaaataagcGTTGCATGACTAACCTGTGGGAGAGGTGGCAGCTCCCTGGGTCGCATTTTCTGTAATGGAAAAAGAGATTATTAGCATTATTTACAAGTAAAGTTAGCATGAAGCTAGCTCCCTATTTTAACATGCAACGTGAACGCACTTTATCACGGAGTAGCCTGGAGCTGCACAGCAGTTAGCTAATTTTAGTTAGCTTATTATGCACGACACATAGTTCGTTTACACC encodes the following:
- the LOC115577302 gene encoding transmembrane protein 237B-like isoform X3, with the translated sequence MTRKAVRGQRSLPTMPSQETTGEAPAAKHKKKRRVKNETNGVDDMDDQGMEMGGFGSRRESEVGEHLSFEATSDAPPQRRKKKKKTATIDLEDDQADLVNGDTADQTTDGEEVVKKPKKKKKLKAVESHLPDELDIEEDDIITDSPPSIPQHSLFSAPQGQSQPVGKVFVERNKRFQAAERSDWRKTSDQTDNMTDFQHIQPLWTTRDVSLKVHEGFRSFGLYCHGFLAGYAVWNVVVVYMLAGQHLTALSNLLEQYHCLAYPSQSLLYMLLAISTVAAFDRVNLAKGSVALREFLTLDPVALASFLYFSALVLSLSQQMTSDRINLYPAVNGTLWPQGLEHQILHPWVTVNLVVALLVGLAWICIATRPETDYTECYLLAMEIEPPKPEDKSEMTA
- the LOC115577302 gene encoding transmembrane protein 237B-like isoform X2, which encodes MRPRELPPLPQRGQRSLPTMPSQETTGEAPAAKHKKKRRVKNETNGVDDMDDQGMEMGGFGSRRESEVGEHLSFEATSDAPPQRRKKKKKTATIDLEDDQADLVNGDTADQTTDGEEVVKKPKKKKKLKAVESHLPDELDIEEDDIITDSPPSIPQHSLFSAPQGQSQPVGKVFVERNKRFQAAERSDWRKTSDQTDNMTDFQHIQPLWTTRDVSLKVHEGFRSFGLYCHGFLAGYAVWNVVVVYMLAGQHLTALSNLLEQYHCLAYPSQSLLYMLLAISTVAAFDRVNLAKGSVALREFLTLDPVALASFLYFSALVLSLSQQMTSDRINLYPAVNGTLWPQGLEHQILHPWVTVNLVVALLVGLAWICIATRPETDYTECYLLAMEIEPPKPEDKSEMTA
- the LOC115577302 gene encoding transmembrane protein 237B-like isoform X1 produces the protein MDPGGSKKMRPRELPPLPQRGQRSLPTMPSQETTGEAPAAKHKKKRRVKNETNGVDDMDDQGMEMGGFGSRRESEVGEHLSFEATSDAPPQRRKKKKKTATIDLEDDQADLVNGDTADQTTDGEEVVKKPKKKKKLKAVESHLPDELDIEEDDIITDSPPSIPQHSLFSAPQGQSQPVGKVFVERNKRFQAAERSDWRKTSDQTDNMTDFQHIQPLWTTRDVSLKVHEGFRSFGLYCHGFLAGYAVWNVVVVYMLAGQHLTALSNLLEQYHCLAYPSQSLLYMLLAISTVAAFDRVNLAKGSVALREFLTLDPVALASFLYFSALVLSLSQQMTSDRINLYPAVNGTLWPQGLEHQILHPWVTVNLVVALLVGLAWICIATRPETDYTECYLLAMEIEPPKPEDKSEMTA